One Ooceraea biroi isolate clonal line C1 chromosome 6, Obir_v5.4, whole genome shotgun sequence genomic window carries:
- the LOC105284573 gene encoding spectrin alpha chain, with the protein MDQITPKEVKILENPEDIQERREQVLGRYANFKSEARNKRDKLEDSRRFQYFKRDADELEGWIYEKLQAASDESYKDPTNLQAKIQKHQAFEAEVAAHSNAIVLLDNTGSEMITQHHFASDIIRKRLEELHRLWELLLSRLADKGLKLQQALVLVQFIRHCDEVMFWIHDKEAFVTTDEFGHDLEHVEVLQRKFDEFQKDMASQEYRVTEVNELADKLLLDGHPERDTILRRKEELNESWQRLKQLATLRQEKLFGAHEIQRFNRDADETMAWIAEKDVVLSSDDFGRDLASVQTLQRKHEGIERDLAALEDKVYTLGAEADRLAAIHEADHSRQIQAKRAEILQSWESLTAKAKERRLKLDESYYLHRFLADYRDLVSWMNDMRAIISADELAKDVAGAEALVDRHQEHKGEIDARADSFDATTLAGNKLLEKKHYAAEEVARKLNSLADDKSSLLSLWEKRRILYEQCVDLQLFYRDTEQADAWMAKQEAFLANEDLGDSLDSVEALIKKHEDFDKSLAAQEEKIKVLDDFAGKLIEGEHYAADDVAQRRQLLLERRAILLEKSAQRRRRLEDAYKLQQFERDCDETKGWVNEKLKFATDDSYLDPTNLNGKVQKHQNFEQELNANRTRMEEMVATGQELIDGDHYASDRIRTRTEEIVTLWESLARATEKKGAKLQEASQQQQFNRTVEDIELWLSEVEGQLMSEDCGKDLTSVQNLQKKHALLEADVTSHADRIDSITQAAEQFVKSGHFDADNIKTKQEQLQTRYAALQRPMSSRKQRLLDSLQVQQLFRDIEDEEAWIREKEPVAASTNRGRDLIGVQNLQKKHQAVLAEINNHEPRVAAVCQAGSTMLQEGHFAAEEINNRLTALDEHWGQLKDKARQRKNDLDDSLQAHQYFADANEAESWMKEKRPIVMNGDYGKDEDSSEALLKKHEALVSDLEAFASTIAALRDQAAACRQQETPTVDITGKECVVALYDYTEKSPREVSMKKGDTLTLLNSNNKDWWKVEVNDRQGFVPAAYVKRVEPEAGLSASQQNLAREQSSIAARQAQIEGQYDDLLRLARERQNKLNETAKAYVLVREAAELATWIKDKENHAQVQDVGEDLEQVEVMQKKFDDFQADLKANEVRLAEMNEIAVQLMSLGQTEAALKIQTQIQDLNEKWTSLQTLTAERANQLGSAHEVQRFHRDVDETKDWIREKDAALNNDDLGKDLRSVQALQRKHEGLERDLAALGDKIKQLDETANRLMQSHPETAEQTYAKQKEINEEWTQLTAKANSRKEKLLDSYDLQRFLSDYRDLMAWINSMMGLVASEELASDVTGAEALLERHQEHRMEIDARASTFQTFEMFGQQLLQSSHYASVEIMEKLDSMTEARQELEKAWIQRRMQLDQNLELQLFCRDCEQAENWMSAREAFLSSADAVDSSDNVEALIKKHEDFDKAINAHEEKIATLQTLADQLIAAEHYAAKPIDERRCQVLDRWRHLKDALIEKRSRLGESQTLQQFSRDADEMENWIAEKLQLATEENYKDPANIQSKHQKHQAFEAELAANADRIQAVLAMGGNLIDKHQCAGSEDAVQKRLASIADQWEYLTQKTTEKSMKLKEANKQRTYIAAVKDLDFWLGEVESLLTSEDAGKDLASVQNLMKKHQLVEADIQAHEERIKDMNAQADSLIESGQFDAAGIQEKRQSINERYERIRNLAAHRQARLNEANTLHQFFRDIADEESWIKEKKLLVGSDDYGRDLTGVQNLKKKHKRLEAELGSHEPAIQAVQEAGEKLMDVSNLGVPEIEQRLKLLNQAWAELKQLAATRGQKLDESLTYQQFLAKVEEEEAWITEKQQLLSVEDYGDTMAAVQGLLKKHDAFETDFAAHGERCKDICEAGETLIKAGNHRADAIGQRCAQLRNKLEQLGALAARRKTRLNDNSAYLQFMWKADVVESWIADKETHVRSEEFGRDLSTVQTLLTKQETFDAGLHAFEHEGIQNITSLKEMLVESGHDQTPNIQKRHADVIARWQKLLADSDARKQRLLRMQDQFRQIEELYLTFAKKASAFNSWFENAEEDLTDPVRCNSIEEIRALREAHAQFQASLSSAEADFQALAALDRQIKSFNVGPNPYTWFTMEALEDTWRNLQKIIKERDVELAKEAQRQEENDKLRKEFAKHANAFHQWLAETRTAMMEGSGSLEQQLEATKRKTQEVRARRQDLKKIEDLGAILEEHLILDNRYTEHSTVGLAQQWDQLDQLGMRMQHNLEQQIQARNQSGVSEDALKEFSMMFKHFDKDKSGRLNHQEFKSCLRALGYDLPMMEEGQPDPEFENILDIVDPNRDGYVSLQEYMAFMISKETENVQSSEEIENAFRAITAADRPYVTKEELYANLTKEMADYCVARMKPYVDPKSERPITAALDYIEFTRTLFQN; encoded by the exons ATGGATCAGATCACGCCGAAGGAGGTGAAGATCCTGGAGAATCCGGAGGATATCCAGGAGAGGCGAGAGCAGGTATTGGGACGCTACGCCAACTTCAAGTCAGAGGCACGTAATAAGCGTGACAAGCTCGAGGACTCCCGTCGCTTTCAG TACTTTAAGCGAGATGCGGATGAACTTGAGGGCTGGATCTATGAGAAGCTCCAAGCGGCCTCGGACGAGAGTTACAAGGATCCGACCAATCTGCAGGCGAAAATTCAAAAGCACCAGGCCTTTGAAGCGGAGGTTGCCGCTCATTCAAACGCGATCGTGTTGCTCGATAATACTGGCTCCGAGATGATAACGCAACATCATTTTGCCAGTGACATAATTCGCAAAAGATTGG aGGAACTGCATCGCCTATGGGAATTGCTGCTGTCTCGTTTAGCTGATAAAGGTCTGAAGTTGCAGCAGGCCTTGGTCCTCGTGCAATTTATTCGTCACTGCGACGAGGTGATGTTTTGGATTCACGACAAGGAGGCCTTTGTAACGACCGATGAATTTGGACACGACTTGGAACATGTGGAGGTACTGCAAAGAAAATTCGACGAGTTCCAGAAGGACATGGCCAGCCAAGAGTACAGAGTTACTGAAGTGAACGAACTGGCCGACAAGTTACTGCTGGATGGGCATCCCGAACGCGATACCATTTTGCGTAGGAAGGAGGAGCTCAACGAGTCCTGGCAGAGATTAAAGCAATTGGCCACATTGCGGCAAGAAAAGCTCTTCGGGGCGCACGAGATCCAGAGATTCAATCGCGACGCCGACGAGACTATGGCTTGGATCGCAGAGAAAGATGTTGTCCTCTCGTCCGACGATTTCGGTCGAGATCTCGCCAGTGTGCAAACCTTGCAACGAAAACACGAGGGCATCGAGCGTGACTTGGCTGCGCTGGAAGATAAAGTGTACACCCTGGGCGCGGAAGCCGATCGTCTCGCCGCGATTCACGAGGCCGATCACTCCAGGCAGATTCAGGCTAAACGCGCCGAGATCTTGCAATCGTGGGAGAGCCTCACCGCGAAAGCGAAAGAGCGACGCCTGAAACTTGACGAATCTTACTACCTGCATCGTTTCTTGGCTGATTATCGCGACCTGGTGTCATGGATGAACGACATGCGTGCCATCATTTCCGCGGACGAGTTGGCTAAGGATGTAGCCGGCGCCGAGGCTTTGGTGGACAGACACCAGGAGCACAAGGGAGAAATCGATGCTAGAGCCGACAGTTTCGACGCGACCACGTTAGCTGGTAATAAACTCTTGGAGAAGAAGCACTACGCTGCCGAGGAAGTGGCGCGAAAATTGAACTCTCTCGCTGACGACAAGTCGTCCCTCTTAAGCTTGTGGGAGAAGCGACGTATCTTGTACGAGCAGTGCGTAGACTTGCAGTTGTTCTACCGAGACACCGAACAGGCGGATGCTTGGATGGCAAAGCAAGAAGCGTTTCTGGCTAACGAAGACTTGGGAGATTCTCTGGACAGCGTGGAGGCGCTCATTAAGAAACACGAGGACTTCGACAAGTCCTTGGCAGCTCAGGAAGAGAAGATCAAAGTGCTCGATGATTTTGCCGGGAAACTGATTGAAGGCGAACACTATGCTGCAGATGACGTGGCGCAACGACGGCAACTGCTATTAGAACGACGCGCCATTCTGCTCGAGAAATCGGCTCAAAGACGCCGTCGTTTGGAAGACGCGTACAAGTTGCAGCAGTTTGAAAGAGATTGCGACGAGACGAAAGGTTGGGTCAACGAGAAGCTCAAGTTTGCCACTGATGACAGCTATTTGGATCCTACGAATTTGAATGGTAAAGTTCAGAAGCATCAGAATTTCGAACAGGAATTAAATGCAAACAGGACGCGTATGGAGGAGATGGTAGCTACCGGCCAGGAATTGATCGATGGTGATCATTATGCCAGCGATCGCATACGCACCCGTACGGAGGAGATTGTGACGCTGTGGGAAAGCTTAGCGCGGGCTACCGAGAAGAAAGGTGCAAAGTTGCAGGAAGCTTCTCAGCAGCAACAGTTCAACCGAACAGTAGAGGACATCGAGCTCTGGCTCTCGGAGGTGGAGGGACAACTCATGTCGGAGGACTGTGGCAAGGATTTGACCAGCGTCCAGAATTTGCAAAAGAAACATGCGCTGCTAGAGGCTGACGTGACCTCTCACGCGGATAGGATCGACAGTATCACTCAAGCGGCCGAACAGTTCGTCAAGTCGGGTCACTTCGACGCTGATAACATCAAAACCAAGCAGGAACAACTGCAAACCAGATATGCCGCCCTGCAGCGTCCCATGAGTAGCAGAAAGCAACGACTCCTGGACTCCCTTCAAGTGCAGCAACTATTCAGAGACATCGAGGACGAAGAAGCGTGGATTCGTGAGAAGGAACCGGTCGCGGCGTCCACTAATCGTGGCCGCGATCTGATCGGCGTGCAGAATCTGCAAAAGAAGCATCAAGCTGTGCTGGCTGAGATTAACAATCATGAGCCGAGAGTGGCTGCGGTGTGCCAAGCGGGTTCAACGATGTTACAAGAAGGACATTTCGCCGCTGAGGAAATTAATAACCGATTGACAGCTTTGGACGAGCATTGGGGACAATTGAAGGACAAGGCGCGCCAACGCAAGAATGACTTGGACGACTCTTTGCAGGCACATCAGTATTTCGCCGACGCGAACGAAGCCGAGTCTTGGATGAAGGAGAAACGCCCTATAGTGATGAATGGCGACTATGGTAAGGACGAGGACAGTTCTGAGGCTCTTTTGAAGAAGCACGAGGCTTTAGTCAGCGATCTGGAAGCATTCGCGAGCACCATCGCAGCACTGAGAGATCAAGCTGCGGCGTGCAGACAGCAAGAGACTCCTACGGTCGATATCACCGGCAAGGAGTGCGTCGTCGCTCTCTATGATTACACCGAGAAATCTCCCAGAGAAGTGTCTATGAAGAAGGGCGACACCTTGACTCTTCTCAACTCCAATAACAAAGATTGGTGGAAAGTCGAAGTGAATGATCGTCAAGGTTTCGTGCCAGCGGCATACGTGAAACGTGTAGAACCAGAAGCCGGCCTCAGCGCATCCCAACAGAACTTGGCTAGGGAACAAAGTTCCATTGCCGCGCGACAAGCGCAGATCGAGGGGCAGTACGATGATCTATTGCGTCTGGCACGTGAACGTCAGAACAAGCTCAATGAAACGGCCAAGGCTTACGTACTGGTGAGAGAAGCCGCGGAGTTGGCTACTTGGATCAAGGACAAGGAGAATCACGCGCAGGTGCAGGATGTGGGCGAGGATCTTGAGCAAGTAGAGGTCATGCAGAAGAAATTCGACGACTTCCAAGCCGACCTCAAAGCGAACGAAGTGCGCCTGGCCGAGATGAATGAAATCGCCGTGCAGCTGATGAGTCTCGGACAGACCGAAGCGGCACTGAAGATCCAGACGCAGATTCAGGATCTGAATGAAAAGTGGACCAGCCTGCAAACGCTCACGGCAGAACGTGCCAATCAGCTCGGCTCCGCTCACGAGGTGCAACGTTTCCATCGCGACGTTGACGAAACGAAGGATTGGATTCGTGAGAAGGACGCGGCATTGAATAACGATGATCTCGGCAAGGATTTGCGGAGCGTTCAAGCCTTGCAGCGGAAACATGAAGGTCTAGAGAGAGATTTGGCAGCTTTAGGAGACAAGATCAAGCAGCTCGACGAGACGGCCAACCGCTTGATGCAATCACATCCAGAAACCGCTGAGCAGACATACGCCAAACAGAAAGAGATCAACGAAGAGTGGACTCAACTGACAGCCAAAGCCAATAGCAGAAAGGAGAAACTTCTGGACTCTTACGATCTGCAACGATTCCTCAGTGATTATCGCGACCTGATGGCCTGGATTAATTCGATGATGGGCTTGGTAGCTTCCGAGGAACTCGCATCAGACGTTACGGGCGCCGAAGCACTGCTCGAGCGTCATCAG gAGCACAGAATGGAGATAGATGCTCGGGCAAGTACTTTCCAGACGTTCGAAATGTTCGGGCAGCAACTATTACAATCTAGCCACTATGCCAGCGTGGAGATAATGGAGAAACTCGATTCTATGACCGAAGCGCGACAAGAACTGGAGAAGGCTTGGATTCAACGGCGCATGCAGCTTGATCAGAACCTGGAATTGCAGCTGTTCTGTCGGGACTGCGAGCAGGCGGAGAATTGGATGAGCGCACGAGAGGCTTTCCTTAGCAGTGCGGATGCAGTGGACAGCAGTGACAATGTTGAGGCTCTCATTAAGAAGCATGAAGATTTCGATAAAGCGATCAACGCTCACGAGGAGAAGATTGCTACCTTACAGACTCTCGCTGATCAGTTAATCGCTGCCGAACATTATGCCGCTAAACCTATCGATGAAAGACGATGCCAAGTGCTCGATCGCTGGCGACATTTGAAAGACGCTCTGATCGAGAAACGCTCGAGGCTGGGCGAATCTCAGACCCTGCAGCAATTCTCTCGAGACGCGGATGAGATGGAAAATTGGATCGCTGAAAAGCTTCAGCTAGCTACCGAAGAAAATTACAAAGATCCGGCTAATATACAGTCAAAACATCAGAAACATCAGGCTTTCGAAGCCGAATTGGCGGCTAACGCTGATCGAATTCAGGCGGTGCTTGCTATGGGTGGCAATCTGATCGACAAGCATCAATGCGCTGGCTCGGAGGACGCGGTTCAGAAAAGGCTCGCGTCCATCGCTGACCAATGGGAATATCTTACGCAAAAGACCACGGAAAAATCCATGAAGCTGAAGGAAGCCAACAAGCAGCGCACTTACATCGCTGCCGTGAAGGATCTTGATTTCTGGCTTGGAGAAGTCGAAAGTTTGCTCACGTCCGAAGATGCCGGTAAAGACTTGGCTTCAGTGCAGAATCTCATGAAGAAACATCAACTCGTCGAGGCGGATATACAGGCGCACGAGGAGAGAATCAAGGATATGAATGCGCAAGCTGATTCGCTGATCGAGAGCGGACAGTTCGACGCTGCCGGTATTCAGGAGAAACGGCAAAGCATAAACGAGCGCTATGAGCGAATCAGAAATCTAGCGGCACACAGACAGGCAAGACTCAACGAAGCCAACACTTTACATCAGTTCTTCCGTGACATCGCCGATGAGGAGTCTTGgatcaaagaaaagaaacttcTTGTCGGATCGGACGATTACGGCCGCGACCTTACGGGCGTGCAGAACTTGAAGAAAAAGCACAAAAGATTGGAGGCTGAACTTGGTAGTCACGAACCCGCTATTCAAGCTGTCCAGGAAGCGGGAGAGAAGTTGATGGACGTTTCCAACTTGGGAGTACCCGAAATTGAGCAACGCTTGAAACTTCTCAATCAAGCTTGGGCCGAACTGAAACAATTAGCTGCCACCAGAGGACAGAAATTGGATGAGTCCTTGACATATCAGCAATTCCTTGCCAAGGTTGAGGAAGAAGAAGCGTGGATTACAGAGAAACAACAGTTACTTTCCGTTGAGGATTACGGCGACACGATGGCTGCTGTCCAAGGTCTCTTGAAAAAGCATGACGCGTTCGAGACCGACTTCGCGGCTCACGGCGAACGTTGCAAGGACATCTGCGAGGCCGGTGAGACGTTGATCAAAGCTGGCAATCATCGAGCGGACGCTATCGGCCAGAGATGCGCGCAGCTGCGCAACAAGCTGGAGCAACTCGGTGCGCTTGCGGCTCGCAGGAAGACGCGACTGAACGACAATTCGGCATACTTGCAGTTCATGTGGAAGGCCGACGTGGTCGAGTCGTGGATCGCCGACAAGGAAACTCACGTGCGCTCTGAAGAGTTTGGCCGAGATCTATCCACCGTGCAGACCTTGCTCACGAAACAAGAGACCTTCGACGCTGGTCTTCACGCATTCGAGCACGAAGGTATCCAAAATATCACCTCGCTGAAGGAAATGCTCGTTGAATCCGGCCACGATCAGACACCCAATATTCAGAAACGTCATGCTGACGTAATCGCTCGTTGGCAGAAACTCCTGGCTGATTCCGACGCGAGGAAACAGCGTCTGCTGAGAATGCAGGATCAGTTCAGGCAGATCGAGGAGCTCTACCTGACATTCGCGAAGAAGGCGTCCGCCTTTAATTCCTGGTTTGAGAACGCGGAGGAGGATTTGACAGATCCGGTGCGTTGCAACAGTATCGAGGAGATTCGCGCTCTTCGGGAGGCACATGCGCAGTTCCAGGCTAGCTTGTCGTCAGCCGAGGCTGACTTCCAAGCCCTGGCCGCTCTGGACAGGCAGATTAAGAGCTTCAACGTCGGACCGAATCCGTACACGTGGTTCACGATGGAAGCTTTAGAAGATACTTGGCGTAACTTGCAGAAGATAATAAAGGAACGTGACGTCGAGCTCGCGAAGGAAGCACAGCGACAggaagaaaatgataaattgcGTAAAGAATTCGCCAAGCACGCTAATGCCTTCCATCAGTGGCTCGCGGAAACGAG aacAGCTATGATGGAGGGATCTGGATCTCTGGAACAGCAACTGGAAGCTACCAAG CGGAAAACTCAAGAGGTACGTGCACGTCGTCAAGACCTGAAGAAGATCGAGGATCTAGGAGCCATCCTGGAAGAGCATTTGATTCTGGACAATCGTTACACGGAGCACAGTACTGTGGGATTGGCGCAGCAATGGGATCAGTTGGATCAACTAGGCATGCGTATGCAACATAACTTGGAGCAGCAGATTCAGGCCCGAAATCAATCCGGTGTATCTGAGGACGCACTCAAAGAGTTCTCCATGATGTTCAAGCACTTCGACAAGGACAAGAGTGGCCGTCTGAATCACCAAGAATTCAAATCCTGCCTGAGAGCTTTGGGTTACGATCTGCCCATGATGGAAGAGGGACAACCTGATCCAGAATTCGAGAATATATTAG ACATCGTGGATCCTAATCGAGACGGCTATGTGTCGTTACAAGAGTACATGGCATTTATGATCAGCAAGGAAACGGAGAACGTGCAGAGCTCAGAGGAGATAGAAAACGCTTTCCGAGCCATTACCGCGGCAGATCGACCATACGTCACGAAGGAGGAATTATATGCT AACCTCACGAAGGAGATGGCCGATTATTGCGTTGCCCGTATGAAACCTTACGTAGATCCCAAGTCGGAACGACCGATTACAGCAGCACTGGACTATATTGAGTTTACACGCACCCTTTTCCAGAATTAA